A genomic stretch from Thunnus maccoyii chromosome 19, fThuMac1.1, whole genome shotgun sequence includes:
- the LOC121885391 gene encoding uncharacterized protein LOC121885391 translates to MDNNAIFKRVQQMRPSSFSEEERCRYQAEKMMLRQFMLLKQQDQVPDHLTVQQMKTWLLTGRSFVEESQEIMIMNDDGRLETKHLLMAELAWTTERRFCLSQIEQEVQEELDEEKRLSQLLNRKVTLEGLQMFVTVFRPKAEKAVQTYLPSLFSKLLKYFGGSRIPPVSSGDAKPQELLDLQKSTAPVIQEVINTTLKFLLEEPKSAGQIEAASVEVGRLLRDSAAPCLPQYGPLSAAPLLGVCTIAAGFMVKSILKEFDRYSQKILHIMDYDDSFFSARENVIFAIQDMENRVQTAACRPQPQLSTAVGSQEGPLEEKAASPEVSLDETSPVRTSSSSRLETNVIIYMEPELEVLQEELEAEDFGVQRKMKRKKRVRAFFHGIWRAMSRCFHCPSED, encoded by the exons ATGGACAACAACGCCATCTTTAAACGAGTCCAACAAATGAGACCATCCTCTTTCTCTGAAGAAGAGCGATGCCGCTACCAAGCAGAA AAAATGATGCTCAGGCAATTCATGCTCCTGAAGCAGCAGGATCAAGTCCCCGATCATCTAACTGTTCAACAGATGAAGACCTGGCTGCTGACAGGAAGGAGCTTTGTGGAGGA gtcTCAGGAAATTATGATAATGAATGATGATGGCAGACTCGAGACAAAACATCTCCTCATGGCTGAACTG GCCTGGACAACAGAGAGGAGGTTCTGTCTCAGTCAAATCGAGCAGGAggtccaggaggagctggacgAGGAGAAGCGGCTTTCACAGCTGCTGAACAGGAAGGTCACACTGGAGGGCCTTCAGATGTTTGTTACAGTCTTCCGACCAAAAGCAGAGAAGGCTGTGCAAACATATCTACCATCACTGTTCAGCAAGCTGCTGAAATATTTTGGTGGATCTCGCATTCCTCCCGTCTCTTCAGGGGATGCGAAGCCACAAGAGCTGTTAGACCTCCAGAAGAGCACTGCACCAGTCATCCAGGAGGTGATTAACACCACTCTTAAGTTCCTCCTGGAGGAACCAAAGTCTGCAGGTCAAATTGAAGCAGCCAGCGTTGAGGTTGGGAGACTGCTGAGGGACTCAGCAGCTCCCTGTCTGCCTCAGTACGGACCTCTCTCTGCAGCCCCTCTGCTCGGGGTCTGCACTATAGCAGCAGGATTCATGGTCAAATCCATCTTAAAGGAGTTTGACCGTTACTCCCAGAAGATCCTCCACATAATGGACTATGATGACAGCTTCTTTTCTGCAAGAGAGAACGTCATCTTTGCGATCCAAGATATGGAAAATAGAGTGCAGACTGCCGCATGCAGACCTCAGCCTCAGCTCAGCACGGCGGTAGGGTCACAGGAGGGACCTCTGGAGGAGAAGGCGGCTTCTCCAGAGGTCTCGTTGGATGAGACAAGCCCTGTGAGGACATCCTCATCCTCAAGACTGGAGACCAACGTGATTATATACATGGAGCCGGAGCTGGAAGTCCTGCAGGAGGAGTTGGAGGCTGAGGACTTCGGAGTTcagagaaagatgaagaggaagaagagagtgCGTGCCTTCTTCCATGGCATTTGGAGGGCAATGTCACGCTGCTTCCATTGTCCCTCTGAAGACTAA